Proteins co-encoded in one Pseudarthrobacter chlorophenolicus A6 genomic window:
- a CDS encoding site-2 protease family protein: protein MREPATPEAAAPGRREGIPLGRIAGVPVVLAYSWFIIAAFTVIVYGPVLHRNNPALGTSAYIVAFAYAVLLLISVLVHELAHALTAKVYGWPTQKIVLNLWGGHTQFESFTASPGRSVLVALAGPAANFILAAGAWLVLTTMPLGSVAEILTNIFMWANFLIGVFNVLPGLPLDGGRLVESAVWKATGSQAKGTVAAGWAGRIIVVALVGWFILLPFLSGSDPDFSLVMITVLVCGFLWMGASASIQQGTLRARLPLVTAAGLSTPAIAVPATASVRDLPGYGAAAHKSMVVCGPDGRPQGVVDPAALASVPEAAAGATPVTAVSFALAPGAYVPEWSKGQELIQFLAQVEGKHYAVVDHNGVVTGLLSQDAVLAAITGKNRRTRRG, encoded by the coding sequence ATGCGCGAACCTGCAACCCCGGAAGCCGCGGCGCCTGGCCGCCGAGAAGGGATCCCTTTGGGCCGGATCGCCGGTGTGCCGGTGGTTCTCGCGTACTCCTGGTTCATCATCGCCGCGTTTACGGTCATTGTGTACGGGCCGGTGCTGCACAGGAACAACCCCGCGCTGGGTACAAGCGCCTACATTGTCGCGTTCGCATATGCGGTGCTTTTGCTGATCTCCGTGCTTGTCCATGAACTCGCCCACGCACTCACGGCCAAGGTCTACGGCTGGCCCACGCAGAAAATCGTCTTGAATCTCTGGGGCGGCCATACACAGTTCGAGAGCTTCACCGCGTCTCCGGGCCGGTCGGTCCTGGTGGCGCTGGCGGGACCGGCCGCCAACTTCATTCTTGCTGCCGGTGCCTGGCTGGTACTCACCACCATGCCCCTGGGCAGCGTCGCGGAAATCCTGACCAATATCTTCATGTGGGCGAACTTCCTCATCGGCGTGTTCAACGTCCTCCCGGGCCTTCCCCTGGACGGCGGCCGCCTGGTCGAGTCGGCCGTCTGGAAAGCAACCGGCAGCCAGGCGAAAGGAACTGTGGCCGCAGGCTGGGCCGGCCGCATCATCGTCGTGGCGCTGGTGGGGTGGTTCATCCTCCTGCCGTTCCTTTCCGGTAGTGATCCCGATTTCAGCCTCGTGATGATCACCGTCCTTGTTTGCGGATTCCTGTGGATGGGAGCCTCGGCCTCCATCCAGCAAGGCACCCTCCGGGCCCGCCTGCCGCTGGTAACGGCCGCGGGCCTTTCCACTCCAGCCATCGCAGTGCCTGCCACCGCTTCTGTCCGGGACCTCCCGGGCTACGGCGCGGCGGCCCACAAGTCGATGGTGGTCTGCGGCCCCGACGGCCGGCCGCAAGGGGTTGTTGATCCGGCCGCCCTGGCATCCGTTCCAGAAGCAGCAGCAGGAGCCACTCCGGTCACCGCCGTCTCTTTCGCACTGGCCCCCGGCGCCTACGTCCCCGAATGGTCGAAGGGGCAGGAACTCATCCAGTTCCTGGCCCAGGTTGAGGGCAAACACTATGCCGTCGTTGACCACAACGGGGTGGTGACCGGACTGCTCTCGCAGGACGCGGTCCTCGCCGCCATCACCGGCAAGAACCGGCGCACCCGCCGGGGATAA
- a CDS encoding tRNA (adenine-N1)-methyltransferase: MSSETAVNDATAAAGAGGAASGSQPVGAARRRGPFREGERVQLTDERGRMNTVTLERGGAFHTHRGFLNHDDIIGKVDGSVVVNNVGQQYQTLRPLLSDFVLSMPRGAAVVYPKDAGQIVTMADIFPGARVVEAGVGSGALSISLLRAVGDQGYLHSFERREEFADIARGNVETIFGGPHPAWQISLGDFQEEVVRSEAPGSVDRVVLDMLAPWECLDAVATVLAPGGVWINYVATVTQLSRTAEAIRADGRFTEPDAWESMVRGWHLEGLAVRPDHRMVAHTGFLLVTRRLADGVTGISVKRRPSKTEFNEEDVNAWTPGAVGERAVSDKKLRRAARDAIAGTNVKDTPEVTN; the protein is encoded by the coding sequence ATGAGCAGCGAAACTGCCGTCAACGACGCCACAGCAGCAGCCGGGGCCGGTGGCGCAGCCAGCGGTTCGCAGCCCGTCGGAGCCGCCCGGCGCCGCGGCCCCTTCCGGGAAGGCGAACGCGTCCAGCTGACCGACGAGCGGGGCCGGATGAACACCGTCACCCTCGAACGCGGCGGAGCCTTCCACACCCACCGGGGCTTCCTCAACCACGACGACATCATCGGCAAGGTGGACGGTTCCGTTGTGGTGAACAACGTGGGCCAGCAATACCAGACACTGCGCCCCCTGCTGTCAGACTTTGTCCTGTCCATGCCTCGCGGCGCTGCCGTCGTCTACCCCAAGGATGCCGGGCAGATCGTCACCATGGCGGACATCTTCCCCGGCGCGCGCGTCGTTGAAGCCGGCGTCGGCTCAGGTGCACTGTCCATCTCCCTGCTCCGCGCCGTAGGGGACCAGGGCTACCTGCACTCCTTCGAACGCCGGGAGGAATTCGCTGACATCGCCCGCGGAAACGTGGAGACGATCTTCGGCGGCCCGCACCCTGCCTGGCAGATTTCCTTGGGCGACTTCCAGGAAGAGGTGGTCCGCAGCGAAGCTCCCGGTTCCGTGGACCGTGTGGTCCTGGACATGCTGGCACCCTGGGAATGCCTTGACGCCGTCGCCACTGTGCTCGCCCCCGGCGGTGTCTGGATCAACTACGTCGCCACCGTCACCCAACTCTCCCGCACCGCGGAAGCCATCCGCGCAGACGGCCGGTTCACCGAACCGGACGCCTGGGAATCGATGGTCCGCGGCTGGCACCTCGAAGGCCTTGCCGTACGCCCGGACCACCGGATGGTGGCCCACACCGGGTTCCTCCTTGTCACCCGGAGGCTCGCCGACGGCGTCACCGGCATCTCCGTCAAGCGCCGGCCGTCGAAGACCGAATTCAACGAAGAGGACGTCAACGCCTGGACCCCGGGGGCCGTGGGCGAGCGGGCCGTGTCGGACAAGAAACTTCGCCGCGCCGCCCGCGATGCGATTGCCGGAACAAACGTCAAGGACACCCCCGAGGTCACGAACTAG
- the arc gene encoding proteasome ATPase, translated as METPNQDSGRTPTEQSAANDLSVADRQVNILRDKLRHIDRQLAAATQNNTKLVSMLETAKAEILRLKNALDQEGQPPYSFGTILQLNPRRQPAPGNSGQAATEESADIFNAGRKMRVGLSPLVNINQLTVGQEVLLNEALLIVAGLGYERAGELATLKEMLGADRALVVGRADEERVVRLSGALLAQKLRVGDALSIDSRTGYALEKVPRSEVENLVLEEVPDITYEDIGGLGPQIEQIRDAVELPFLHPDLYREHGLKAPKGILLYGPPGCGKTLIAKAVANSLAARAAERSGNVDLKSYFLNIKGPELLDKYVGETERHIRLIFARAREKASDGSPVVVFFDEMDSLFRTRGTGISSDVETTIVPQLLSEIDGVERLDNVIVIGASNREDMIDPAILRPGRLDVKVKIHRPDAEAAADIFNKYITPDLPFHESDLAEHNGDVQATVDAMVQRTVEAMYSTDKSNEFLEVTYANGDTEMLYFKDFNSGAVVQNVVDRAKKYAIKDLLTSQQRGLRIEHLLRAVVDEFREHEDMPNTTNPDDWARISGKKGERITYIRTIVQGKAGQEPGKSIETTPTTGQYL; from the coding sequence ATGGAGACACCGAACCAGGACTCCGGACGTACACCGACAGAGCAATCTGCCGCCAATGACCTCTCGGTTGCCGACCGCCAGGTCAACATCCTCCGGGACAAACTCAGGCACATTGACCGCCAGTTGGCTGCGGCAACGCAGAACAACACCAAGCTGGTCAGCATGCTTGAAACAGCGAAGGCGGAAATCCTCCGCCTGAAGAACGCGCTGGACCAGGAAGGGCAGCCACCTTACAGCTTTGGCACCATCCTGCAGCTGAACCCGCGGCGGCAACCGGCCCCGGGCAACAGCGGGCAGGCAGCCACGGAGGAATCTGCGGACATCTTCAACGCTGGCCGGAAGATGCGAGTAGGTCTCAGCCCCTTGGTGAACATCAACCAGCTCACCGTGGGTCAGGAGGTCCTGCTGAACGAGGCCCTGCTGATCGTGGCAGGCCTCGGCTACGAACGCGCCGGTGAGCTCGCCACGCTTAAGGAAATGCTCGGAGCCGACCGGGCACTCGTGGTGGGCCGGGCCGACGAAGAACGCGTGGTCCGGCTCTCGGGTGCCCTGCTCGCACAGAAGCTCCGCGTGGGCGATGCCCTGTCCATCGATTCACGGACAGGGTACGCACTCGAGAAGGTGCCGCGCTCCGAGGTCGAGAACCTCGTCCTCGAAGAAGTTCCGGACATCACCTACGAGGACATTGGCGGCCTGGGCCCGCAAATCGAACAAATCCGCGACGCCGTGGAACTGCCGTTCCTGCACCCTGACCTATACCGTGAACACGGGCTGAAAGCACCCAAGGGTATCCTCCTCTACGGCCCCCCGGGCTGCGGCAAGACCCTCATCGCCAAGGCGGTGGCCAACTCTCTAGCCGCCCGCGCCGCCGAGCGCTCCGGGAACGTGGACCTGAAAAGCTACTTCCTGAACATCAAGGGCCCGGAACTGCTCGACAAGTACGTGGGCGAAACGGAACGCCACATCCGGCTGATCTTCGCCCGCGCCCGTGAAAAGGCCTCGGACGGCAGCCCCGTGGTGGTCTTCTTCGACGAAATGGATTCGCTGTTCCGGACCAGGGGCACGGGCATCTCGTCCGACGTCGAAACCACCATCGTCCCGCAGCTGCTCAGCGAGATTGACGGCGTGGAACGGCTGGACAACGTGATAGTGATCGGCGCCTCCAACCGCGAGGACATGATCGATCCCGCCATCCTCCGGCCCGGCCGCCTTGACGTCAAAGTCAAGATCCACCGCCCCGACGCCGAAGCTGCTGCGGACATCTTCAACAAGTACATCACTCCGGACCTGCCGTTCCACGAGTCCGACCTTGCTGAGCACAACGGCGATGTGCAAGCGACGGTGGATGCCATGGTGCAGCGGACCGTGGAAGCCATGTACTCCACGGACAAGTCCAACGAGTTCCTCGAGGTGACCTACGCCAACGGGGACACCGAGATGCTGTACTTCAAGGACTTCAACTCCGGCGCCGTGGTCCAGAACGTGGTGGACCGTGCCAAGAAGTACGCCATCAAGGACCTGCTCACCAGCCAGCAGAGGGGGCTTCGCATCGAGCACCTGCTGCGGGCCGTGGTCGATGAGTTCCGCGAGCACGAGGACATGCCCAACACCACCAACCCTGATGACTGGGCACGGATCTCCGGCAAGAAGGGCGAACGGATCACCTACATCCGGACGATTGTCCAGGGCAAGGCCGGGCAGGAACCCGGGAAGTCCATCGAAACCACCCCCACCACTGGACAGTATCTGTGA
- the dop gene encoding depupylase/deamidase Dop: MTAAPEPAGGGGLPAGGAMRVMGAETEYGIHAPTAPSANATMMSARVVQAYAQVTRQRAAGGAETRWDYTDEEPLHDARGWTVDRETAHPSQLTDQPPVLDAEAVALAYGREDLELDGQDESGSLLMNMVLGNGARLYVDHAHPEYSSPEVTNPRDAVAWDAAGDLVALAAVRRLAADPDLPPVNLYKNNTDNKSVSYGSHENYLMPRSVPFADIVRGLTPFFVSRQAVCGAGRLGIGQDSSAAGYQISQRADFFEAEVGLETTIRRPIINTRDEPHATADKYRRLHVIIGDANLSQVSNYLKFGTTAMVLSLIEAGLAPKVEVHEPVRALQAISHDTSLTATVRLVDGRRVTALDLQWMYHEAAAKLAQDTGVGDAVDGDGHTHEVLERWAEVLTQLDSNRAAAATSVEWLAKLSLLDGYRQRDGLEWDDARLGLVDLQWADIRPEKGLYYRLLARNRMQRVVEDAAISAAVGQPPADTRAFFRGKCISSFGKDVVGASWDSVIFDVPGYGRLQRVPTREPLRGTKALTGALFERFREAGPFLGELLGHNTAPPAA, encoded by the coding sequence GTGACGGCTGCACCGGAACCGGCGGGCGGGGGAGGCCTGCCCGCCGGCGGCGCGATGCGGGTCATGGGCGCGGAAACCGAATACGGGATCCACGCTCCTACCGCCCCCTCGGCCAACGCCACCATGATGAGTGCCCGGGTGGTCCAGGCGTACGCCCAGGTCACCCGGCAGCGGGCGGCGGGCGGAGCGGAAACCCGCTGGGATTACACGGATGAAGAACCGCTTCATGACGCCCGCGGATGGACCGTGGACAGGGAAACGGCCCACCCAAGCCAGCTCACCGACCAGCCGCCCGTCCTTGACGCCGAAGCGGTGGCGCTGGCCTACGGACGGGAGGACCTGGAGCTCGATGGCCAGGACGAGTCCGGATCCCTCCTGATGAACATGGTCCTCGGCAACGGAGCGCGCCTCTACGTGGACCACGCGCATCCCGAGTACTCCAGCCCCGAAGTCACCAACCCCCGGGACGCCGTGGCCTGGGATGCTGCAGGGGACCTCGTTGCCCTGGCAGCGGTCCGCCGGCTCGCCGCAGACCCGGACCTGCCGCCGGTGAATCTTTACAAGAACAACACGGACAACAAATCGGTGTCCTACGGGTCCCACGAGAACTACCTCATGCCACGTTCGGTTCCTTTCGCCGACATCGTCCGCGGGCTGACGCCTTTCTTTGTGAGCCGCCAGGCCGTATGCGGCGCCGGGCGCCTGGGCATCGGCCAGGACAGTTCGGCGGCGGGTTACCAGATCAGCCAGCGCGCGGACTTCTTCGAAGCCGAGGTGGGGCTGGAGACAACCATCCGCAGGCCGATTATCAACACCCGTGATGAACCGCACGCGACGGCGGATAAGTACCGCCGGCTCCACGTGATCATTGGCGACGCCAACCTCAGCCAGGTCTCCAACTACCTTAAGTTCGGAACTACTGCCATGGTGCTGAGCCTCATCGAGGCCGGGCTGGCGCCGAAGGTCGAAGTCCACGAGCCCGTGCGGGCGCTGCAGGCAATCAGCCACGACACCTCCCTGACTGCCACGGTGCGGCTGGTGGACGGCCGGAGGGTCACCGCCCTCGATCTGCAGTGGATGTACCACGAAGCGGCGGCAAAACTGGCCCAGGACACCGGCGTGGGCGACGCCGTGGACGGGGACGGACATACCCACGAGGTCCTGGAACGCTGGGCCGAAGTCCTCACACAGTTGGACAGCAACCGGGCGGCCGCGGCAACCTCCGTGGAATGGCTTGCCAAGCTTTCGCTCCTGGACGGTTACCGTCAGCGTGACGGCCTGGAATGGGATGACGCCCGGCTGGGACTGGTGGACCTCCAGTGGGCCGACATCCGGCCGGAGAAGGGCCTCTACTACCGGCTCCTGGCACGGAACCGGATGCAGCGCGTGGTGGAGGACGCCGCAATCTCGGCAGCTGTGGGGCAACCGCCCGCTGACACCCGGGCGTTCTTCCGCGGCAAGTGCATCAGCAGCTTCGGCAAGGATGTAGTGGGGGCCAGCTGGGACTCCGTCATCTTCGATGTTCCGGGTTACGGGCGGCTGCAGCGGGTGCCTACCCGCGAGCCCCTTCGCGGCACAAAAGCCCTGACAGGAGCCCTTTTTGAGCGCTTCCGCGAGGCCGGTCCGTTCCTCGGTGAACTGCTGGGACACAACACCGCTCCGCCTGCGGCGTAA
- a CDS encoding ubiquitin-like protein Pup: protein MAGQEQQQPQSRDSQVDEDIPEAPPAPPEAQASASTEGVDDLLDEIDGVLESNAEEFVRAFVQKGGQ, encoded by the coding sequence ATGGCAGGCCAGGAGCAGCAGCAGCCGCAATCACGCGACAGCCAGGTCGACGAAGACATTCCCGAGGCACCGCCCGCACCGCCCGAGGCGCAAGCCTCGGCATCGACCGAAGGCGTGGACGACCTGCTCGACGAAATCGACGGTGTCCTTGAATCGAACGCCGAAGAATTCGTCCGGGCCTTCGTCCAAAAAGGCGGCCAGTAA
- the prcB gene encoding proteasome subunit beta: MQESTANKVAANATSSFTEHLQRDRPELLPFNRSGQGSATAAAPLQVPHATTIVAMSYNGGVLMAGDRRATMGNVIASRHIEKVFPADRYSVLGIAGTAGIAIDLTRLFQVELEHYEKIEGTLLSLEGKANRLGAMIRGNLPLAMQGLAVVPLFAGFDTSAGVGRLFSYDVTGGRYEEHEHHTVGSGSVFARGALKKLWRPNLSAEEAVAVAIEALFDAADDDSATGGPDTVRKLWPVVYTVDSTGTRRVAEPQLAAASQHVIEARTIAGREA; encoded by the coding sequence GTGCAGGAATCAACCGCCAACAAGGTAGCCGCGAACGCCACCTCGTCATTCACCGAACACCTTCAGCGCGACCGGCCGGAGCTCCTGCCGTTCAACCGCTCGGGGCAGGGCAGCGCAACGGCGGCCGCCCCGCTCCAGGTTCCCCATGCCACTACCATCGTGGCCATGAGCTACAACGGCGGCGTGCTGATGGCGGGGGACCGGCGGGCCACCATGGGCAACGTCATTGCCAGCAGGCACATCGAGAAAGTGTTCCCGGCCGACCGGTACTCCGTTCTGGGCATCGCGGGCACCGCGGGCATCGCGATCGACCTGACCCGGTTGTTCCAGGTGGAGCTGGAGCACTACGAAAAAATCGAGGGAACCCTCCTCAGCCTTGAAGGCAAGGCAAACAGGCTCGGGGCGATGATCCGCGGGAACCTTCCCCTGGCCATGCAGGGCTTGGCTGTGGTACCCCTTTTCGCCGGCTTCGACACCAGCGCCGGTGTCGGCAGGCTGTTCTCGTACGACGTGACCGGCGGCCGGTACGAGGAACACGAACACCACACGGTGGGTTCCGGGTCGGTCTTCGCCCGTGGAGCCCTCAAGAAACTTTGGCGCCCCAACCTCTCCGCAGAAGAAGCCGTGGCCGTCGCCATCGAGGCCTTGTTCGACGCCGCAGATGACGACTCCGCCACTGGAGGCCCGGACACTGTGCGCAAGCTCTGGCCCGTGGTGTACACGGTGGACAGCACAGGCACCCGACGCGTGGCGGAGCCACAACTCGCCGCTGCATCACAGCACGTTATCGAGGCCCGCACCATTGCCGGACGGGAGGCCTGA
- the prcA gene encoding proteasome subunit alpha yields the protein MTQQFYVSPEQLMKDRADFARKGIARGKSVVVISCEDGIALVAENPSPSLHKIGEIYDKIAFAAVGKYNEFESLRQAGVRYADVRGYSYDREDVTARGLASVYAQSLGAVFTAEQKPFEVELAVAEVGATQAEDHLYRLTFDGSIADEHSFVVMGGQADRVASAIDQGWRASLGFPDAVRLALNGLAPAPETEETAKPVPARAIEVAVLDRHSEEVRGARRAFRRLNDADITALLA from the coding sequence ATGACACAGCAGTTCTATGTCTCTCCCGAACAGCTGATGAAGGACCGTGCGGACTTCGCACGGAAGGGCATCGCGCGCGGAAAGTCGGTGGTGGTGATCAGCTGCGAAGACGGCATCGCCCTGGTGGCCGAGAACCCCTCTCCGTCGCTCCACAAAATAGGTGAGATCTACGACAAGATCGCTTTCGCCGCCGTCGGCAAATACAACGAATTTGAAAGCCTGCGGCAGGCCGGCGTGCGTTATGCCGATGTCCGCGGCTATTCGTACGACCGCGAGGATGTCACCGCCCGCGGCCTTGCCAGCGTGTACGCCCAAAGCCTTGGCGCCGTGTTCACCGCCGAACAGAAACCGTTCGAAGTGGAACTCGCGGTGGCCGAAGTAGGCGCCACGCAGGCTGAGGACCATTTATACCGCCTGACGTTCGACGGCTCCATCGCTGACGAACACAGTTTCGTGGTGATGGGTGGCCAGGCAGACCGCGTCGCCTCTGCCATTGACCAGGGCTGGCGGGCCTCACTGGGTTTCCCGGACGCCGTCCGCCTCGCACTTAACGGCCTCGCTCCGGCACCCGAGACGGAAGAAACGGCCAAGCCGGTCCCGGCGCGTGCGATCGAAGTGGCGGTCCTTGACCGGCACTCAGAGGAAGTCCGCGGCGCCCGCCGTGCCTTCCGCAGGCTCAACGACGCAGACATCACTGCATTGCTGGCGTAG
- the pafA gene encoding Pup--protein ligase, with protein MDKRIFGIETEFGISYSSPDSRPLAPEEVARYLFRKVVSWGRSSNVFLTNGSRLYLDVGSHPEYATAECDDLAQLIAHDRAGELILDDLVDEAQARLAAEGFNGTVYLFKNNTDSAGNSYGSHENYLIPRRGEFSRLAEILIPFLVTRQLIAGAGKILKTPHGATYAFSQRADHIWEGVSSATTRSRPIINTRDEPHADAEFYRRLHVIVGDSNMSETTALMKVGTVDLVLRMIEAGVIMRDMRMENPIRSIREISHDLSGRALVRLANGRQLTALEIQQEYLTKVTAFVRENGAHNPHVPLILDLWERTLKAIESGDTRSIDTEIDWAIKKKLMDSYRERHGLGLDAPRIAQLDLTYHDISRSRGLYYLLQSRGAVRRLVDDTVIKDAVDAPPQTTRAKLRGDFVRRAQELGRDYTVDWVHLKLNDRAHQTILCKDPFRSVDERVDALLDSMG; from the coding sequence ATGGACAAGAGAATCTTCGGCATCGAAACAGAATTCGGAATCTCGTATTCAAGCCCCGATTCGAGGCCTCTTGCCCCGGAAGAGGTAGCCCGCTACCTGTTCCGCAAGGTTGTCAGCTGGGGCCGTTCGTCCAACGTCTTCCTCACGAACGGTTCCCGGCTCTACCTGGACGTCGGATCCCATCCCGAGTACGCCACGGCCGAATGCGACGACCTTGCCCAGCTCATCGCACATGACCGGGCCGGCGAACTCATCCTGGATGACCTCGTGGACGAAGCGCAGGCCCGCCTCGCCGCCGAGGGCTTCAACGGCACTGTCTACCTGTTCAAGAACAATACTGACTCGGCCGGAAACTCGTACGGCAGCCACGAGAACTACCTGATCCCGAGGCGGGGAGAGTTCTCCCGGCTCGCCGAAATCCTGATCCCGTTCCTCGTCACCCGCCAGCTCATCGCCGGGGCCGGAAAGATCCTCAAGACACCGCACGGGGCAACTTACGCTTTCTCCCAGCGGGCGGACCACATCTGGGAAGGCGTATCCTCCGCCACCACCCGTTCGCGTCCCATCATCAACACCCGGGACGAGCCGCACGCCGACGCCGAGTTCTACCGCCGGCTGCATGTCATTGTTGGAGATTCCAATATGTCGGAGACCACCGCCCTGATGAAGGTGGGCACTGTCGACCTGGTCCTGCGGATGATCGAAGCCGGGGTCATCATGCGGGACATGCGGATGGAAAATCCCATCCGCAGCATCCGCGAAATCTCCCACGACCTCAGCGGCCGCGCGCTGGTCAGGCTGGCAAACGGCCGCCAGCTGACCGCACTGGAAATCCAGCAGGAGTACCTGACCAAAGTCACTGCCTTCGTGCGTGAAAATGGTGCCCACAACCCCCACGTACCGCTGATCCTCGACCTGTGGGAGCGCACGCTCAAGGCCATCGAAAGCGGAGATACGCGCAGCATCGACACTGAAATTGACTGGGCTATCAAGAAGAAGCTCATGGACAGTTACCGCGAACGCCACGGACTGGGCCTGGACGCGCCACGTATTGCCCAACTGGACCTGACCTACCACGACATCTCGCGAAGCCGGGGCCTTTACTATCTCCTGCAGTCCCGGGGAGCCGTCCGCCGCCTGGTGGACGATACAGTGATCAAGGATGCCGTTGACGCACCGCCGCAGACCACCCGGGCCAAGCTCCGCGGCGACTTTGTCCGCCGGGCCCAGGAGCTGGGCCGTGACTACACGGTGGACTGGGTGCACCTGAAACTCAACGACCGTGCACACCAGACCATCCTGTGCAAGGACCCGTTCAGGAGCGTCGACGAGCGGGTTGATGCCCTCCTGGACTCTATGGGCTGA
- a CDS encoding FKBP-type peptidyl-prolyl cis-trans isomerase: MRRLLAILLPGLLLLTACGGSTAEPEPTSQSAGDTAKFDTLKLTDNGDKKAPGVDFPKPFEVAEPTVKVVAEGTGDTVKANQIANISVLALNGADGSTLEDTFPGEPEPLELNDDLKTNSAVIYNAFVGAKVGSSIALAVPGQKSAPAASPSPSAGATPTPSAPASPTQLLIIKVLSAGDPTPVLDKPQGETVTPPAGLPTVTEKDGKPEINVEGAAAPTALVSQDLIKGTGATVKETDTLTVDYVGVNLVGGTKFDSSFDRGEPASFGLNEVIKGWTQGLAGKTVGSRVLLVIPKDLAYGDAGQGEAKGDLVFVVDILGAK; this comes from the coding sequence GTGCGCCGACTACTAGCAATCCTCCTGCCCGGCCTGCTGCTGCTCACCGCCTGCGGAGGCTCGACCGCAGAGCCGGAACCCACCAGCCAGTCCGCTGGCGACACTGCCAAGTTCGACACCCTCAAGCTGACCGACAACGGGGACAAAAAGGCCCCGGGCGTGGACTTTCCCAAGCCGTTCGAAGTGGCTGAGCCCACCGTGAAGGTTGTCGCTGAGGGTACAGGTGACACCGTCAAGGCAAACCAGATCGCGAACATCTCGGTCCTCGCCCTCAACGGTGCAGACGGCTCCACCCTGGAAGACACCTTCCCCGGCGAGCCCGAACCCCTCGAGCTCAACGACGACCTGAAAACCAACAGCGCCGTCATCTACAACGCTTTCGTAGGCGCCAAGGTCGGCTCCAGCATTGCACTGGCAGTGCCGGGACAGAAGAGCGCCCCCGCAGCCAGCCCCAGCCCGTCAGCCGGAGCCACCCCCACGCCGAGCGCCCCGGCCAGCCCCACCCAGCTTTTGATCATCAAGGTGCTCTCCGCGGGTGACCCGACTCCCGTACTGGACAAGCCCCAGGGCGAAACCGTAACCCCGCCGGCCGGCCTGCCCACCGTGACGGAAAAAGACGGCAAGCCGGAAATCAACGTTGAAGGCGCAGCAGCCCCCACTGCACTGGTCTCCCAGGACCTCATCAAGGGCACCGGGGCCACCGTCAAGGAGACTGACACCCTGACGGTCGACTACGTGGGCGTCAACCTGGTGGGCGGCACCAAGTTCGACTCCAGCTTCGACCGCGGCGAACCGGCCAGCTTTGGCCTGAACGAAGTCATTAAGGGCTGGACCCAGGGCCTCGCCGGCAAGACGGTGGGCTCCCGGGTCCTCCTGGTGATCCCCAAAGACCTGGCCTACGGTGACGCCGGACAGGGCGAGGCCAAGGGTGATCTTGTCTTCGTAGTGGACATCCTCGGCGCCAAGTAG
- a CDS encoding FKBP-type peptidyl-prolyl cis-trans isomerase: MSFGQRDFDRTKPEIDFPEGDVPTELVITDLIEGDGREAKAGDTVSTHYVGVAWSTGEEFDASWGRGAPLDFRVGVGQVIQGWDQGLLGMKVGGRRRLEIPSELAYGSRGAGGAIAPNEALIFVVDLVGVR, translated from the coding sequence ATGTCATTTGGACAGCGGGATTTTGACCGTACCAAGCCTGAAATCGACTTCCCCGAGGGCGATGTCCCCACCGAACTCGTGATCACCGACCTCATCGAGGGTGACGGCCGCGAAGCCAAAGCCGGAGACACAGTCTCCACCCACTACGTGGGCGTTGCCTGGTCCACGGGTGAAGAGTTCGACGCCTCTTGGGGCCGCGGCGCGCCGCTGGACTTCCGCGTCGGCGTGGGCCAGGTAATCCAGGGATGGGACCAGGGCCTGCTGGGCATGAAGGTGGGCGGCCGCCGCCGCCTCGAAATCCCCTCCGAACTGGCCTACGGTTCCCGTGGCGCCGGCGGGGCGATTGCCCCCAACGAGGCCCTCATCTTCGTCGTGGACCTGGTCGGAGTCCGCTAG